A genomic stretch from Planctomycetaceae bacterium includes:
- a CDS encoding MG2 domain-containing protein, producing MTWARSRFWVVAGIFLVINLAALAWIHHAASRAKGSLRILRVTPLTQLDAADRLAIVFDEPVVKSAALTAPLEASPFEIQPPIDGRWQWASFDRLEFFPNQRIPAGRRFKLVPSPMAERVLGGRLSGVSTFDLTSGALAVINCEVLRADREAVDIEIEFNQKVDPRHLVDRLTLRDPHGTVLKPQCLVQEPALKLPLRVQRPQEGWLTVQIDAGLTGAGAQVAMDAPFSTSVKAAWQFVLQSASAGRPALEKDIDITLKFSQTLDKTQPLPSLNVIPEVKDLRVSWHSTGYDSTINALCLSAAFLPGTKYRIDVPAGLRSTGAAVAAKQTVYVEVPHRSPSLNMPNTRGVLSPQGNMLLELETVNVPAVKIKTARVHNNNLVPHLVSYYRQWSRPQVEKTVPLDTPADQPTTVGLDLASLTGRTPGIYTVEVHRVDSRWDYERGVIAVTDLGITAKQVAQGYVVWVTSLRTGQPVADAKVTAVSRTNQVLGAGATSAEGLTTINMVHNGPDGPAFVITAELGEDMGYLQPQDRPWVVEGVDQTGRPAPQGYDVMLYAERGVYRPGETIHLTGIIRDLQGQTPPPFPLSLKVIRPDGHRATEISLRFDANSQGVFHADYTPPADGQTGPYTCNVTLPGADTVLGSAAPFVESFVPVRMEVKAKADRDVYHGDQPIQISASARYLFGQAAADLPVKALGKLTLGRFTSKRHPRYVFGDAKASRSVDLEEVSQALDANGQAALTLHCAAGEAAPRPKGWWKGSASVTVTEPGGRSVSTNVPLVQDTAGRYVGLEPPASNMVRSDSTVSLEWVQLNGDDTPAAAGDLTYTLSRIEYDWTVEAVGRTRAWKTVERLIEAKQGRLTAGQPHGQLTLAFPQAGHYRLSVVDATSGSETVLYLYAAWAHEDTGGFTVNRPGMLEVVLDKAKYVPGSTAQVLVRSPFPGTMLLTVEAQNVLEHRVVQLKGKSVQIDLPIAADLRGGAFIAATVVRAVDPESDKWLPMRAMGMARLELDHSPRKMPLTIAAPLSALPGAKVRVTVTAPPSTDASRPAMVHLWAVDEGILLTSAFVTPDPMERFFVHCKLDVISSDIFADLLPDHARPKTMARIGADASERHRRRTEAVPVRVRKSAVVWRQAVPAGPDGVVTADLDLPDLSTEMRLMAVAVDGDLYGTAQTPLKVTSPLMVETSWPRFVSPGDTFSVPVKVFNTTDGALNVQAAVEISGPVTLTGATAAPAAAGAPRKWAIGQLALPPRSAKTIWLEGVAAQAGQVTARAMVQAESGLAAHDEVLFTCRPPATLETVTRLTAVQAGKPQRVAIDNSAMLPGTARTVVSLSGRSSVQLRQAVDELIDYPYGCVEQTTSRLYAMLYAPALLAGDDSRAVNARAMIDSGVARLWSMQTRDGGLAYWPGGGDSSPWGTAYAAAFLARARQAGVAIDKRFSDELVRYLQTRLRRAYTEDVSANDQALFCYVLAAFASPDLSSMNRLQERLDLLDLGGRADLAAAWLAVGRKDRARAALPDETITQTITATTGGRITSQTSAQANLLGVMLDLDAAHPWAPLLADRLSKARTQGCWSSTVENAACVAALARYQATVTDETAFSGTAEWTGGKTAFAHSHTTSADVGAAETIQLTSTGSGTIFVTMTTQGLAKKPPAPYDRQLEVRRTWADSKGKAIDPAKVRVGDTVRVSVTCRTLGDADFSLENVAVVDALPGGFEVENPVLKTSAAAVQEGDIAPPARAESPTPPADHVEFRDDRVLIFTGVAGKPRTFSYTLRAITAGTFTLPPVQASCMYDGGCASLHGGGAVEIAK from the coding sequence ATGACATGGGCCAGGTCGAGATTCTGGGTGGTAGCGGGTATCTTTCTGGTTATCAACTTGGCCGCCCTGGCGTGGATCCACCACGCCGCCAGCCGCGCCAAGGGCTCCTTGCGCATTCTGAGAGTCACGCCACTGACGCAGCTCGATGCGGCCGACCGCCTGGCCATCGTCTTCGACGAGCCGGTCGTCAAGTCCGCCGCCCTGACGGCGCCGCTGGAGGCCTCGCCGTTCGAGATTCAACCGCCCATTGACGGACGCTGGCAGTGGGCCTCGTTCGACCGGCTGGAGTTTTTTCCCAACCAGCGAATCCCCGCCGGAAGGCGGTTCAAGCTGGTCCCCTCGCCGATGGCTGAGCGGGTGCTGGGCGGGCGCCTCAGCGGCGTCAGCACGTTCGACCTGACCTCCGGCGCCTTGGCGGTGATCAATTGCGAGGTGCTGCGCGCCGATCGCGAGGCGGTTGATATCGAGATCGAGTTCAATCAGAAAGTCGATCCCCGCCACCTGGTCGACCGCCTGACCCTCCGCGACCCACACGGAACCGTCCTTAAACCCCAGTGCCTCGTCCAGGAGCCCGCACTGAAGCTCCCCCTGCGAGTTCAGCGGCCGCAAGAGGGCTGGTTGACCGTGCAGATCGACGCGGGTCTGACCGGCGCTGGAGCGCAGGTCGCCATGGATGCGCCGTTCTCCACATCCGTCAAGGCCGCATGGCAGTTCGTCCTCCAGAGCGCCTCGGCCGGCAGGCCGGCGCTGGAGAAGGATATCGACATCACGCTCAAGTTCTCGCAAACGCTGGATAAGACCCAGCCCCTGCCCTCACTTAACGTGATACCGGAGGTGAAGGACTTGCGGGTGAGCTGGCACTCGACCGGTTACGACTCCACCATCAATGCCCTCTGCCTCAGCGCCGCGTTCCTGCCGGGGACCAAGTACCGCATCGACGTGCCGGCGGGCCTGCGAAGCACCGGGGCAGCCGTTGCCGCAAAGCAGACGGTCTACGTCGAGGTGCCGCACCGCTCGCCCTCGCTGAACATGCCCAATACCCGCGGCGTGCTCTCGCCGCAGGGCAACATGCTGCTGGAACTCGAGACCGTCAACGTACCGGCGGTCAAGATCAAGACCGCGCGCGTACACAACAACAACCTCGTGCCGCACCTGGTGTCGTATTACCGGCAGTGGTCGCGCCCGCAAGTGGAGAAGACCGTGCCGCTCGACACGCCGGCCGACCAGCCCACCACGGTGGGGCTTGACCTGGCGTCGCTGACGGGTCGCACGCCGGGGATCTATACGGTGGAGGTTCACCGCGTCGACTCGCGGTGGGACTACGAGCGCGGCGTCATCGCCGTCACCGACCTGGGCATCACCGCTAAACAGGTGGCGCAGGGATACGTCGTCTGGGTCACGTCGCTGCGCACGGGGCAACCCGTCGCCGACGCGAAGGTGACCGCCGTCTCGCGCACCAACCAGGTTCTCGGCGCCGGCGCCACCAGCGCCGAAGGGCTGACCACGATCAACATGGTGCATAACGGTCCGGACGGACCGGCGTTTGTCATCACGGCCGAACTGGGCGAGGATATGGGATACCTCCAGCCGCAGGACCGCCCCTGGGTCGTCGAGGGCGTCGACCAGACCGGCAGGCCCGCCCCGCAGGGTTATGACGTGATGCTCTACGCCGAACGCGGCGTATACCGCCCCGGCGAGACCATCCACCTGACGGGAATTATCCGCGACCTGCAGGGCCAGACGCCCCCGCCGTTTCCGCTGAGCCTCAAAGTCATCCGCCCCGACGGACATCGCGCGACCGAAATCTCGCTGCGATTCGACGCCAACTCTCAAGGCGTCTTCCACGCCGACTACACCCCGCCGGCCGACGGGCAGACAGGGCCTTACACCTGCAACGTCACCCTTCCGGGCGCCGACACCGTGCTCGGCAGCGCCGCACCGTTTGTCGAATCGTTCGTGCCCGTGCGCATGGAAGTCAAAGCCAAGGCCGATCGCGACGTCTATCACGGCGACCAGCCCATACAGATCAGCGCCTCGGCACGATACCTTTTCGGTCAGGCGGCCGCCGACCTGCCGGTAAAGGCCCTGGGCAAGCTGACCCTGGGACGGTTCACCTCCAAGCGACACCCGCGATACGTTTTCGGCGACGCCAAGGCCAGCCGCAGCGTCGATCTCGAGGAGGTCTCGCAGGCGCTGGACGCCAACGGCCAGGCTGCCCTGACGCTGCACTGTGCCGCCGGCGAGGCAGCGCCCAGGCCCAAGGGCTGGTGGAAAGGCTCCGCCAGCGTCACCGTGACCGAGCCGGGCGGCCGCTCCGTCTCGACGAATGTGCCCCTCGTGCAGGACACCGCCGGGCGCTACGTCGGGCTCGAGCCGCCGGCGAGCAACATGGTGCGTTCCGATTCGACAGTATCGCTGGAGTGGGTCCAGCTTAACGGCGACGACACGCCGGCGGCCGCCGGCGACTTGACGTACACCCTCTCGCGCATCGAGTACGACTGGACCGTCGAAGCCGTCGGCCGCACGCGAGCATGGAAGACGGTCGAGCGTCTGATCGAAGCCAAGCAAGGCCGCCTCACCGCCGGTCAGCCGCACGGGCAACTGACGCTGGCGTTTCCTCAGGCGGGCCACTACCGCCTCAGCGTCGTCGACGCTACATCGGGCAGCGAGACGGTGCTCTATCTCTACGCCGCCTGGGCCCACGAGGATACGGGCGGTTTCACGGTCAACCGCCCCGGCATGCTCGAAGTGGTGCTCGACAAGGCGAAGTACGTGCCTGGAAGCACCGCGCAGGTGCTGGTGCGCAGCCCATTCCCCGGCACGATGCTGCTGACGGTCGAGGCCCAGAACGTGCTGGAGCACCGCGTCGTGCAGCTTAAGGGAAAGTCAGTCCAGATCGATCTGCCCATCGCGGCAGACCTGCGGGGCGGTGCATTCATCGCCGCCACGGTGGTGCGCGCGGTCGACCCCGAAAGCGACAAATGGCTCCCCATGCGCGCCATGGGGATGGCGCGGCTGGAGCTGGATCACTCGCCGCGGAAGATGCCCCTGACCATCGCGGCGCCGCTGTCGGCCCTGCCCGGAGCCAAGGTTCGCGTCACGGTCACGGCGCCCCCGTCTACGGACGCGTCGCGCCCGGCGATGGTTCACCTCTGGGCGGTGGATGAGGGCATCCTGCTGACCTCGGCGTTCGTTACGCCCGATCCGATGGAGCGATTCTTCGTCCACTGCAAGCTGGACGTCATCAGCTCGGACATCTTCGCCGACCTTCTGCCCGACCACGCGCGGCCCAAGACCATGGCCCGCATCGGCGCCGACGCCTCTGAGCGCCACCGCCGCCGCACCGAGGCCGTACCCGTCCGGGTCCGCAAATCCGCCGTCGTGTGGCGACAAGCCGTGCCCGCCGGACCCGACGGCGTCGTGACCGCCGATCTGGACCTGCCCGACCTGTCCACGGAGATGCGCCTGATGGCCGTCGCCGTCGACGGCGATCTCTACGGAACAGCCCAAACGCCCCTGAAAGTCACTTCGCCTCTGATGGTCGAAACAAGCTGGCCGCGATTCGTCTCCCCCGGCGACACCTTCTCCGTTCCGGTCAAGGTCTTCAACACCACAGACGGCGCCCTCAACGTGCAGGCGGCCGTCGAGATATCCGGACCCGTCACGCTCACCGGCGCCACCGCTGCCCCTGCTGCAGCGGGCGCCCCGCGAAAGTGGGCGATCGGCCAACTGGCACTGCCGCCCCGATCGGCAAAGACAATCTGGCTCGAGGGCGTCGCTGCTCAGGCCGGTCAGGTCACCGCCCGAGCGATGGTGCAGGCCGAGTCGGGCCTGGCCGCCCACGACGAGGTGCTTTTCACCTGCCGCCCGCCGGCCACGCTTGAGACCGTCACGCGATTGACCGCCGTCCAGGCGGGCAAGCCCCAGCGCGTCGCCATCGACAACTCGGCAATGCTGCCGGGCACGGCCCGGACGGTCGTCAGTCTCAGCGGCCGCAGCAGCGTGCAGTTGCGCCAGGCTGTGGACGAGCTGATCGATTATCCGTACGGCTGCGTCGAGCAGACGACCAGCCGCCTCTACGCGATGCTGTATGCCCCGGCGCTACTGGCCGGCGACGACTCGCGGGCGGTCAATGCGCGGGCGATGATCGACTCGGGCGTGGCGAGGCTCTGGTCGATGCAGACGCGCGACGGCGGCCTGGCGTACTGGCCCGGCGGCGGGGACTCGAGCCCGTGGGGCACGGCATACGCGGCGGCGTTTCTCGCGCGGGCGCGGCAGGCGGGCGTCGCCATCGACAAGCGATTCTCCGACGAACTGGTGCGATACCTGCAGACGCGCCTGCGCCGGGCGTACACCGAGGACGTCTCGGCCAACGACCAGGCGCTGTTCTGCTACGTGCTGGCGGCGTTTGCCTCGCCCGACCTGAGCTCGATGAACCGCCTCCAGGAGCGACTGGACTTGCTCGACCTCGGCGGCCGCGCCGATCTCGCGGCGGCATGGCTGGCCGTGGGGCGAAAGGATCGCGCCCGCGCCGCCCTCCCGGACGAGACGATCACGCAGACGATCACCGCGACCACCGGCGGGCGCATTACGTCGCAGACGTCGGCCCAGGCCAACCTGCTGGGCGTGATGCTGGATCTCGACGCCGCCCACCCCTGGGCCCCGCTGCTGGCCGACCGCCTCAGCAAGGCTCGCACGCAAGGCTGCTGGAGCTCAACCGTCGAGAACGCCGCCTGCGTGGCGGCACTGGCACGATACCAGGCCACCGTCACGGACGAGACCGCTTTCTCCGGCACCGCAGAGTGGACCGGAGGCAAGACCGCCTTCGCCCACTCCCACACGACGTCGGCCGACGTCGGCGCCGCCGAGACGATCCAACTGACCAGTACCGGCAGCGGCACCATCTTCGTGACCATGACGACGCAGGGTCTTGCCAAGAAGCCGCCCGCTCCCTACGACCGCCAGCTTGAGGTGCGCCGCACGTGGGCCGACAGCAAGGGCAAGGCGATCGACCCGGCCAAGGTTCGCGTGGGCGATACTGTGCGGGTCAGCGTCACCTGCCGCACGCTCGGCGATGCCGACTTTTCGTTGGAAAACGTGGCCGTCGTCGATGCCCTTCCCGGCGGCTTCGAGGTCGAGAATCCTGTGCTGAAGACTTCGGCCGCGGCGGTACAGGAGGGCGACATCGCCCCGCCGGCCCGGGCCGAATCGCCTACCCCGCCGGCAGACCACGTCGAGTTCCGCGACGACCGCGTGTTGATCTTCACCGGCGTGGCCGGCAAGCCCCGCACTTTCTCCTACACCCTGCGGGCGATCACGGCCGGCACGTTCACCCTGCCGCCGGTGCAGGCCTCGTGCATGTACGACGGCGGCTGCGCCAGCCTTCACGGCGGAGGCGCGGTGGAGATCGCCAAATGA
- a CDS encoding transglycosylase domain-containing protein, giving the protein MTLRGIRRWLRRVLVATTAAAAVSLAVLAVLWHAYPFPMERLDALPASPVVTDRGGTCLLQLTAADEQWRFPVPLERVSPWLLKATIAAEDKRFYEHPGVDSAAAARALLQNLSAGRTVSGASTLTMQICRMMDARPRTLWSKSVEAFRAVQLESRLSKADVLCAYLNRAPYGRNFCGVEAASQAYFGCSASQLSLAQSALLAGLPQSPARFRPDRRPAAAMARRQYVLDRMLALGYITPGEYRCAADEPLAIRSSEPDRSALHAAQLALSQRPGGGRTTIDLALQQEVVRLVRAHVPSLPPQSDVSVVVIDLAGGEIRCLVGSADPDDPNGGQVCGATAWRSPGSALKPFVYAAAFEAARADANTLVYDVPIERSGWAPHNFDGTFRGPVTVAAALRDSLNVPAILVAEQMGMERCAGLMTAAGVAFRDRPAQNLGLAMVVGGAEVRLLDLTNAYATIGRGGVYRPAVLFADSGVGEHGRDAHATKPAGGMATPVVSGSPWACHKTGEHGRDAHATQTEHGRDAHATQTRAMDANVCAALDAILSTRNRCPAGMEDRLGDAIPWFMWKTGTSSGRRDAWALGHNGRFAVGVWVGRFSGGGSGGFVGALAAEALLATIFDSPLVRSTRPTAAARPWVVMHPLDRPAEAAAPVHIVYPAQGATFVTIAGQAVINARVNQDRELHWFLDSHLLPQRQAPRLTLPAGRYELRCVTAEGQASAVTFHVQ; this is encoded by the coding sequence ATGACGCTTCGGGGCATCCGTCGCTGGTTGAGGCGGGTTCTGGTCGCGACGACCGCCGCGGCGGCGGTCTCCCTCGCGGTGCTGGCGGTGCTCTGGCATGCGTATCCGTTCCCGATGGAGCGCCTCGATGCTCTGCCGGCCAGCCCCGTCGTCACCGACCGCGGGGGCACATGCCTGCTGCAACTGACAGCCGCCGACGAGCAGTGGCGATTCCCCGTGCCGCTGGAACGCGTGTCGCCGTGGCTGCTCAAGGCCACCATCGCGGCCGAGGACAAGCGGTTCTACGAGCACCCTGGCGTGGACTCTGCGGCGGCGGCTCGGGCCTTGCTGCAGAACCTCAGCGCCGGCCGCACCGTTTCCGGGGCCAGCACGCTGACGATGCAGATCTGCCGCATGATGGACGCCCGCCCGCGGACACTCTGGTCCAAGAGCGTCGAGGCGTTCCGCGCGGTGCAGTTGGAGTCGCGCCTGTCGAAGGCCGACGTGCTCTGCGCGTATCTCAACCGCGCGCCGTACGGGCGAAACTTCTGCGGCGTCGAGGCCGCCTCTCAGGCGTACTTCGGTTGCAGCGCCTCGCAGCTCAGCCTGGCCCAGTCGGCGCTGCTGGCAGGGCTGCCGCAGTCGCCGGCGCGGTTCCGCCCCGACCGCCGCCCCGCCGCGGCGATGGCGCGGCGTCAGTACGTGCTGGATCGCATGCTGGCGCTGGGCTACATCACGCCCGGAGAGTATCGCTGCGCCGCCGACGAACCGCTGGCGATTCGCTCGAGCGAACCGGACAGGTCGGCTTTGCATGCGGCACAGTTGGCGCTGTCGCAGCGGCCCGGCGGCGGTCGCACAACCATCGACCTGGCCCTGCAGCAGGAAGTCGTCCGCCTCGTGCGGGCCCACGTGCCTTCGCTGCCGCCGCAGTCGGACGTTTCGGTGGTGGTGATCGATCTGGCCGGGGGCGAGATCCGTTGCCTGGTCGGTTCGGCGGACCCAGACGATCCCAACGGCGGCCAGGTCTGCGGGGCCACCGCCTGGCGCAGCCCCGGGTCGGCGCTCAAGCCCTTCGTCTATGCGGCGGCGTTCGAGGCCGCCCGCGCCGACGCCAATACCCTCGTCTACGACGTGCCCATCGAGCGCAGCGGCTGGGCGCCGCATAATTTCGACGGCACGTTTCGCGGCCCGGTCACCGTCGCCGCGGCCCTGCGCGACTCGCTCAACGTTCCGGCGATACTCGTCGCCGAGCAGATGGGGATGGAGCGATGCGCGGGATTGATGACCGCGGCGGGCGTTGCGTTCCGCGACCGCCCCGCGCAAAACCTCGGCCTGGCGATGGTCGTCGGCGGGGCCGAGGTGCGGCTGCTGGATCTGACAAACGCCTACGCCACGATCGGGCGAGGCGGCGTATATCGACCGGCGGTGCTGTTTGCGGATTCAGGGGTCGGGGAGCATGGGCGAGACGCCCATGCCACAAAACCGGCCGGTGGCATGGCGACACCGGTTGTATCGGGGTCGCCATGGGCATGCCACAAGACCGGGGAGCATGGGCGAGACGCCCATGCCACACAGACAGAGCATGGGCGAGACGCCCATGCCACACAAACGCGGGCCATGGATGCAAACGTCTGCGCGGCGCTGGACGCCATTCTCTCCACGCGCAACCGCTGCCCGGCTGGCATGGAAGACCGCCTCGGCGACGCGATTCCCTGGTTCATGTGGAAGACCGGTACCAGCAGCGGCCGGCGGGATGCCTGGGCGCTGGGGCACAACGGACGCTTCGCCGTCGGCGTCTGGGTCGGGCGATTCAGCGGCGGCGGCAGCGGCGGGTTCGTCGGGGCCCTGGCGGCCGAGGCGCTGCTGGCAACCATCTTCGACAGTCCGCTGGTGCGAAGCACCCGCCCCACCGCCGCGGCGCGGCCCTGGGTGGTCATGCATCCGCTGGACAGGCCTGCCGAGGCGGCCGCTCCCGTACACATCGTCTATCCCGCCCAGGGGGCCACGTTCGTGACCATCGCCGGCCAAGCGGTCATCAACGCGCGGGTCAACCAGGACCGAGAGCTTCACTGGTTCCTCGACTCGCACCTGCTGCCCCAGCGCCAGGCCCCGCGACTGACCTTGCCCGCCGGGCGGTACGAGTTGCGATGCGTCACCGCCGAGGGGCAGGCCTCCGCCGTCACCTTTCACGTGCAATGA
- the hisA gene encoding 1-(5-phosphoribosyl)-5-[(5-phosphoribosylamino)methylideneamino]imidazole-4-carboxamide isomerase, translating to MDILPAIDLRGGKVVRLAMGDYDRQTVYSDDPAAVAREFAAAGAKWIHIVDLDAARSGELTNLPALAAIRAAVPLHLEVGGGARNDAAVARLIDCGADRVVIGSAALKDWAWFERLVQRDQMSGRLALGLDAREGKLAVAGWREQSQVAAVDLAARVKGWPLGAIIYTDIARDGMLSGPNFDATAELIASTDVSVIASGGVSNLQDILQCQAIGCSGAIVGKAYYTGAVDLAEACRRIGEP from the coding sequence ATGGACATTCTTCCGGCAATTGACCTGCGCGGCGGCAAGGTGGTGCGCCTGGCCATGGGCGACTATGACCGCCAGACCGTCTACAGCGACGACCCGGCGGCCGTGGCGAGAGAGTTCGCCGCCGCCGGGGCCAAGTGGATCCACATCGTCGACCTCGACGCCGCCCGCAGCGGCGAATTGACCAACCTGCCCGCGCTGGCGGCGATCCGCGCCGCCGTGCCGCTGCATCTGGAAGTCGGCGGCGGCGCCCGCAACGACGCGGCCGTCGCCCGCCTGATCGACTGCGGGGCCGACCGCGTGGTCATCGGCTCGGCGGCGCTGAAAGACTGGGCGTGGTTCGAGCGCCTGGTGCAGCGCGACCAGATGAGCGGGCGCTTGGCCCTGGGCCTGGACGCCCGGGAGGGCAAGCTGGCCGTTGCGGGCTGGCGGGAGCAGTCGCAGGTCGCGGCCGTGGACCTGGCGGCGCGGGTGAAGGGTTGGCCGCTGGGGGCGATCATCTATACGGACATCGCCCGCGATGGGATGTTGTCGGGGCCGAATTTTGACGCCACGGCCGAACTAATCGCCTCTACCGACGTATCGGTAATAGCGTCCGGCGGGGTCAGCAATCTCCAGGACATTCTCCAGTGCCAGGCCATCGGCTGCAGCGGCGCTATTGTCGGCAAGGCGTACTACACTGGGGCGGTGGACTTGGCCGAGGCCTGCCGCCGCATCGGTGAGCCCTGA
- the rho gene encoding transcription termination factor Rho has product MDEVPATGNGDSKLKNSDYIIGAGVLEITEKGYGFLRQAKNGYKPTPGDVFVGKDFVRHGGLRSGLYVEGRVAPPTKRKGGPKLEEVVSINGKAIDEYNDVVPFREQVVVDPHPQLKLEYPEGPLEMRVLDLVCPIGKGQRGLIVAPPRSGKTILLQQIANAVTVNNPECYVMILLVDERPEEVTDFKRNCLKAEVVASNNDQDVASHIRVAEFSIERAKRMAEFGQDVVVLLDSLTRLGRAYNRGIEGSGRTMSGGVDIRALEIPKRQFGAARRIENGGSLTIMATALIETGSRMDDLIFEEFKGTGNMELSLDRKLAEKRVWPAINIPQSGTRKEELLVEPWKLPKLHMLRRFLSNLNAEEEMPQLITALKKFNTNDDFLRQLDVRG; this is encoded by the coding sequence ATGGACGAAGTACCCGCAACAGGCAACGGCGATTCTAAGCTCAAGAACAGCGACTACATCATCGGCGCCGGCGTGCTGGAGATCACCGAAAAGGGTTACGGTTTCCTGCGCCAGGCCAAGAACGGCTACAAGCCCACCCCCGGCGACGTGTTCGTCGGCAAGGACTTCGTGCGACACGGCGGGCTTCGCAGCGGTCTGTACGTCGAAGGGCGCGTGGCCCCGCCGACCAAGCGCAAGGGCGGACCCAAGCTCGAAGAGGTCGTCTCGATCAACGGCAAGGCCATCGACGAGTACAACGACGTGGTGCCCTTCCGCGAGCAGGTCGTCGTGGACCCGCACCCGCAACTCAAGCTCGAGTATCCCGAGGGTCCGCTGGAGATGCGCGTGCTGGATCTGGTCTGCCCCATCGGCAAGGGCCAGCGCGGGTTGATCGTCGCCCCGCCCCGCTCGGGAAAGACCATCCTGCTCCAGCAGATCGCCAACGCCGTGACCGTCAACAACCCCGAGTGCTACGTCATGATCCTGCTCGTCGACGAGCGCCCGGAAGAAGTCACCGACTTCAAACGCAACTGCCTCAAGGCCGAAGTCGTCGCCTCCAATAACGACCAGGACGTGGCCTCGCACATCCGCGTGGCCGAGTTCTCCATCGAACGCGCCAAGCGCATGGCCGAGTTCGGACAGGACGTCGTCGTCCTGCTCGACAGCCTCACCCGCCTCGGCCGGGCGTACAACCGCGGCATCGAAGGCTCCGGTCGCACCATGAGCGGCGGCGTGGACATCCGCGCCCTGGAGATCCCCAAGCGTCAGTTCGGCGCCGCCCGGCGCATCGAGAACGGCGGAAGCCTGACCATCATGGCCACCGCCCTGATCGAGACCGGCAGCCGCATGGACGACCTGATCTTCGAAGAGTTCAAGGGCACCGGCAACATGGAACTCTCGCTGGACCGCAAGCTGGCCGAGAAACGCGTCTGGCCGGCGATCAACATCCCGCAGTCCGGCACGCGTAAGGAAGAGCTGCTGGTCGAACCGTGGAAGCTGCCCAAGCTGCACATGCTCCGCCGGTTCCTCTCGAACCTCAACGCCGAAGAGGAAATGCCGCAGTTGATCACGGCGCTGAAGAAGTTCAACACCAACGATGACTTCCTGCGCCAGCTTGACGTCCGCGGCTAA
- a CDS encoding biopolymer transporter ExbD, translating to MKIVDNQHEDESSINMTPMIDMVFLLLIFFLVATTLAQTERDQSVQLPGSDSQAPMSAQPKDTVINIGRDGAVKIGAKKYGDYPHYDAIVPVLAEMARNDPDREFLIRADRESLHEYFAKVVEKAHEAKINKAKIAYLLPADMVKNK from the coding sequence ATGAAAATCGTCGACAACCAGCACGAAGACGAATCGTCGATCAACATGACGCCCATGATCGACATGGTCTTCCTGCTGCTGATCTTCTTCCTGGTGGCCACCACGCTGGCCCAGACCGAACGCGACCAGAGCGTGCAACTGCCCGGAAGCGACTCCCAGGCGCCCATGTCGGCGCAACCTAAAGACACCGTGATCAACATCGGTCGCGACGGCGCCGTCAAGATCGGCGCCAAGAAGTACGGCGACTATCCTCACTATGATGCCATCGTGCCGGTGCTGGCGGAGATGGCCAGGAACGACCCCGATCGCGAGTTCCTCATCCGCGCCGATCGCGAATCGCTCCATGAATATTTCGCCAAGGTCGTGGAGAAGGCCCATGAGGCCAAAATCAACAAGGCGAAGATCGCGTACCTGCTTCCCGCCGATATGGTCAAGAACAAGTAA
- a CDS encoding MotA/TolQ/ExbB proton channel family protein: MITSVNLPKRPPMWLLAVTILAIAATALFKPSDAQAQARRAARAGAAKAGEPAKEAQPATEAQPAAAGATTQPASQPAGSQMTHFELFVKGGFFMIPIALSSIFGLAIIIERLVALRRRAIIPKGFLDKLKQAFNPATDDRSKGLEFCQQWDCPISRVLAAGIARLKKGEESVERAIEDAAAGEIHKLRRNMQMLFAVAAVAPMLGLVGTVTGMIRAFEVTARVGTGDAARLAYGIYEALVTTYAGLLVAIPTLVFYYYFRGKIESIVAGLNSASIEFAEHYLAGDEEAHELAPIEFKCNSCGKGLRVPADRAGKKGLCPKCKGVVIVPALA; the protein is encoded by the coding sequence ATGATCACCAGCGTTAATCTGCCCAAGAGACCGCCCATGTGGTTGTTGGCGGTAACCATTCTCGCCATCGCCGCAACGGCCTTGTTCAAGCCCTCGGACGCCCAGGCCCAGGCCCGCCGCGCCGCCAGGGCTGGCGCCGCCAAGGCGGGCGAGCCCGCCAAAGAAGCCCAACCCGCCACGGAAGCCCAGCCCGCCGCCGCGGGGGCGACAACGCAGCCGGCGTCGCAACCGGCAGGCTCTCAGATGACGCACTTTGAGCTGTTCGTCAAGGGCGGGTTCTTCATGATCCCCATCGCCCTGAGCAGCATCTTCGGCCTGGCGATCATCATCGAGCGCCTGGTGGCGTTGCGTCGCCGGGCGATCATCCCCAAGGGCTTCCTGGACAAGCTCAAGCAGGCGTTCAACCCCGCCACGGACGACCGGTCCAAGGGCCTGGAGTTCTGCCAGCAGTGGGACTGCCCGATCAGCCGCGTGCTGGCGGCGGGCATCGCCAGGCTCAAGAAAGGCGAAGAATCGGTCGAGCGCGCCATCGAAGACGCCGCCGCCGGCGAGATCCACAAGCTGCGCCGCAACATGCAGATGCTCTTCGCGGTGGCGGCGGTGGCCCCGATGCTGGGGCTGGTCGGCACCGTCACGGGCATGATCCGGGCGTTCGAAGTCACCGCGCGCGTGGGCACGGGCGACGCGGCAAGACTGGCGTACGGTATTTACGAGGCCCTGGTCACGACCTATGCGGGGCTGCTGGTGGCCATTCCCACGCTGGTGTTCTACTACTATTTCCGCGGCAAGATCGAGTCGATCGTCGCCGGGCTCAACAGCGCCTCGATCGAGTTTGCCGAGCATTACCTCGCCGGCGACGAGGAGGCCCACGAACTGGCCCCCATCGAGTTCAAGTGCAACTCGTGCGGCAAGGGCCTGCGCGTTCCCGCCGATCGCGCGGGCAAGAAGGGCCTGTGCCCCAAGTGCAAGGGCGTCGTGATCGTGCCGGCGCTGGCGTAA